TAGAGACATTGTCttttgttagttgactgatgaaTTTGTTGGCAATTTAACCATTTACTTTCAGGCAAGTATCTAGGCATGCAGGCAGAAAATTACTTGCACtaataaagacataaaaacaattataattgtaaaaatgctgagctgagatgtctgaggccatttgcagcactcatagatgatTCTGttcttggggaaaaaaaaaaaaaatcataagaaCGAAACCGAGTGAACCTTTTACatgcgcgtgttccacgagactgcacgccacCGTACAAACATGCGTGCGCATAGactgcttttctgtcatctgttcttaatataataaagtgtgtttcttcaaacacgtgTCTCTGTGACAGAGCAATTTATTTGTacgattaatttgataataataatagtaataataatagcctaataattatcatttaatacattaatgggaaaacaagccagATATTGTCTTTAGTCCAAACACGCCGAagcagtgtgtgcatgcatgcatgcagggGAAATATTTTGagggatatatttaatattaaggaTGCATTTGTTGGCTACTGTATACTATGCTTATGATTTCTATTGCAAAAATGTCCACGTGGGTAAAAATGTAATGGCTTATCTTGGATGAGTTAAGTCTCTTATTTTGAGCTGTTTTTTCCAAAGCAGGtgccttgtttctcttgtgagacctagcaacactgcaactggtatatcTCCCAGCCTTAGCACAGAgtgctgtcattttaaaaagaatgttagaACAACAAGTTTCCATTTGGAAAGAAGGCTGCGGAACACTGGTACCGGAACAAAACAATACGGTTTCTGCTCTGAACAAATTGGAATGGAAAAACATATAAACATGCAAGTTTAACATGCAAATAAACTTATGACCAtcaataaaacaagatttttcaGATGGCATGTACTGAATTTAGTATTTTCTCAAGGACTGAAGAAACCTTGTTAAAACCTACAGTATGTGGATAGCTGATGCAGAACAAATTGCAGATTTTTCATGTGCAATTTGGGCTGCTTTGCGCCATTTTCACGTGTCATATTAATTGAGTATGTATACATATTGAGGTTTGCAAATTGGCATTGTCTGTGTTTTTACAGCATGCCTTCGGTAATGTCAATAGAGTACACTGTTGTAAATGACATGCAATACGGTTTTTAATTTGTCAGACAGTTGGTAGCATTTTGAGGTTTTAAGCAGAAGATGGAAAACTTTATTTCATGTTTTAGATCGGACGATCGACTGAGGGCCCCATTGACTTTGTGGTGACAGACACGGTGTCAGGGGGCGGGGAGAGCGAAGACACTCCTATCACTCAAAGCACCATCTCCCGCTTTGCCTGCCGCGTGGTGTGTGAACGTAACCCACCCTACACAGCGCGCATCTACGCCGCAGGCTTTGATTCCTCCAAAAATATATTCCTCGGAGTAAGTGTTATTGCCTGTTCTTGCTATGGAAATACCTTTTTGGATCCACTTCTTATTAACATGAAAGTAAATGCTTTAAGCTTTTACTATAAAGATGTATATGCTATCTTGGGAAGTATCCACTTCTGCTGATCCATTGAAACTAATCTAAATGAACCTGGTAAATCTAGTTGTGTCCGGCCTTCTGGAATTAATCACCCATGTGTAACTAAGAAAAGTTTGAagtacacacatttttttgtttgtatagtAATTTAAGTGTCCCTGTAGGAGAAAGCAGCCAAGTGGAAGAATCCGGATGGTCATATGGATGGGCTGACAACCAATGGTGTGCTAGTCATGCACCCACGGGGCGGGTTCACCAAGGAGTCCAAACCCGGTGTGTGGAGGGAGATATCAGTGTGTGGAGATGCTTACACGCTGAGAGATACACGATCCGCTCAAACTCGAGGCAAACTGGTTAGTAATTCAGCTGTGGCTGCTCAGTTTAGTGCAGAATATAGCcacttttctgttttattgtaTATTTCAAGCTCAAATTTAATTGTGTGGCCATGAAAATAAAGTTAACCAACAAAAATGTTTCGACCCTTCCCCTGCAACTACCTGGTCCATTCTGGTATGAAACTCAACTTTCATAATCCAATCATTCCCAATGGATAATCAAGTGCTGCcctgctttttttcttttctggttCAGGGTTATtagagtttttatttctattttatattaaatttgtcATTAGTTTAGTTTTAACAGTTTGTTATTTTCAGTTTAGTTGGTTtttattttatagtattttttaaaaagaaattatgGCTGCCAAATCTGAGCGTTTACTAGTGTAAATTATGTTGCAAATTTTGTGTCGcaaattttacaaattttataaTATAGGGTGAAAATGGGTAAATTGACAAAGGATATTTAAGCTTGATCCCCATTGTATCCATATGTATTGCCttaaatgattataaatcatTACTAAACTAATCTTTGGGGAATAAACTatcaaatggatagttcacccaaaattgaaaataatctaatttactcaccctcatgtcatcccagatgtgaaaatataaaaatgatttatattttggtcagttctcacccaaaacagatctgatcacttcagaagacatggattaaaccacttatgggtatcttttatgctgcctttgtgttttttggatcttcaaagttttggaccctgttgacttgtattttattgacctacagagtttaaatattcttctaaaaatcttagattgtgttcagcaggagaaagtcGGGATGGCATGATGAGTTTAATTTAGGATGTGTGGCAGAACTCATTTCATTTCACGGGTGGGAAAAGCaatgtaaagaaaatgacagaaatttgaAGTAAATCttgttaatgttataaaaaagtACAAGTTAACTTAATATTCTGATGTGAAAGTAAGaaatatgttaaaattaaatctGAATACTTTGTAGATTTTTCTAGAGAATAATTTTtcctctgtcccactttaccagtacTGCTTAAAAAAAGTCTGTGCTTTGGGCAAAAGAGGGTTTTCAAAGGTTTTACTTCTCAGTTTTGAATGTTTCCTCATTTTTGCTTAGAAGACATCAAGAAATGTAACCTTTCCAAACGTGGCCCACTTTACCCATATTCACCCTAGTATAACAAATTTTTTGGCAATATCTAGGGGTGTAACAATATATTTTGTATCGTGGTTCAAAAAATTACGATATGTGTCCTGGagactgaattattttatttttgttttgtcctCTCCTATACGCATGATGTGCAATGTCCTATGTCACGAGGTGACATGAACAGTGTCCCTTCATATCACACTAGCAGCTGCTGCCAGAAAGGTGTTGAATAATGAGTGCGACTGAAACTGATGTGGATATGGATGATGCCCcatccagtgttgccaacttggTGACTTTGTCGCTAGATTTAGTGAcatttcagacccctttagcgacctTCGTTTCGCTACATTTCATTGAaagtagttggcaacactggtccCATCCTCTTAAGTCGCATGTATGGTATCATTTTGGTTTTCCTGTTACACGAGTGCGTGACAAaaagattacaaataaaacatgaactgtatgtaaatacttttaaagaaCTATATACACCTTCCAAAATGTCCAATATGATTCTGGATGTGCAACGTCACCACAACGACAAACTCCATGAGCAGCACATGACAAAGAGAGTGATCAAAGGCCGGACATCTTTGCAAAGTagttttacatttagtttttagcaTTCGTGGAatgcaaatattttgaaaataaattacaaattaaagtATCGAACCTTGAACCATACAGAATCGTGAGCTTAGtgtatcgttacacccctaatatttttttgttattaattttagttaacaaATGATTTTAGTTTGTTTTCATTAGCTATAATAACACTGTTGTGGTGAATATTAAAAATACTCAAATATGTCACATTGCGGAAGTAAAATTAGTTGCAAGACAGAGTACAGTTTCATGTTGAGTTAAAGCAGTCAAGTCTGTATTGTTCTAATGCAATATATCTTGCTTCTAAAGCATGTGAATGACCGGAATGCTTTTTCTTTTGCTTCACTTTTGTTttgaatagacctttttcacctGCAATTTGTTATGCTTTCATTTAGTTCCTCTAAGTACTGTACTATGTTACTTTGCATGGTAACCATGAAATTAAATATATCTTGATatcgatatgtgtgtgtgtgtgtgtgtgtgtgtgtgtgtgtgtgttggaaaagttcatacaattttattttgtcTGAAAGCTTCATGCTCTCATTTGGAAAGAGGGAAGCTAAAGCCACTGTTTTTAGAATATCTGACACCTTAAAGAGGGGAAGGAGTGGGTTCGGACCCCTAGTTATTTGTTTAGTAATTCAGAGGAATGTAATTCAAGTGTTTGCAACTCTAGCTCCCTCTGGAGGTAGAAAGTGGTTCTGCATATTGTTGAAAATACCCTAGTTAAAACACAAGCTAAATACAAATGTACACAAGTTGAGGGAGACATAAGTCTCTGTTTTTCTAGCCGAAGCGTTGCACTTAATATATTTGCTAAGTAAAATAACATTTGGATTTTTAATTTAACAATGAAAATTTGTGGTGTTAGTATTGCTTTAATGAAACAATTTCTACATAAAAATAAGGAACTTGAGGCTGTTACATTGTAAATATAGTCACTAACAATGCCATGGCTGTATTTGCATTATAGCATggctttgtatttaaaaaaataaaataaaaaaatctgtaatgAATGCATTGTCCTCATATGTTTTTGTGTGCTGTTCAGGTGGAGAACGAGAGTAATGTACTGCAGGATGGGTCTCTGGTTGACCTCTGTGGAGCCACactgctctggcgcacagctgatGGGCTTTTCCACACCCCCACTCAGAAGCACCTGGAGGCCTTGCGGCAGGAGCTGAATGCTGCCCGACCTCAGTGTCCCGTGGGCCTCAACACCCTGGCATTTCCCAGCATGCAGCGCTGTAGCCGTTCCCTGACTAGCGGCCCCTCTCAGGAGGACAAGCAGCCCTGGGTCTACCTGGCCTGTGGCCACGTTCACGGCTACCACGACTGGGGCCACCGCTCTGAGCAAGACCCCAATGCTCAGAGAGAGTGTCCAATGTGTAGAGCTGTGGGCCCCTACGTACCACTCTGGCTTGGGTGTGAACCAGCCTTTTATGTGGATACGGGTGCACCAACATATGCCTTCGTACCCTGTGGCCATGTGTGCTCTGAAAAGTCAGCCCGCTATTGGGCGGAAATTCCTTTACCGCACGGAACCCACGCTTTCCATGCCGCATGCCCGTTTTGTGCAACCCAACTCAATCTGACACAAAAGTGGGCCAAGTTGATCTTTCAGGGGCCTGTTGACTGAGGCTGAGAATGTAGGGGACGCCAAGCTGAACGAGTGGACACTGGATTGTTGCGTATTTGAAAGTCCATTATACTGAAAGAGGATTGAAAGAGGTTGTGACTTACAACCAATTCATGCCGCAAGCTGTGAATCTGCCCTTGAAACGCTTATACTGGAGAGCAGGGTTTTGCTCTGATGTTGTCAAAGGTGCCTTTGCGATTGACACAAGTTGTCCTTCATGATTTGCCGACAATGAGTTGTTGTTTTTCTTCCATTCCAAAAGTTCACCAGCATTACCAAATTACTCAGGatatttctgatgcatttgtaaaAGAGATCCTTAACGGCTGCTTCATCCAGCTCTTGCTGATCACTGTTCTGGAAGGTCACCACTAACAGGACTTGAACATCCCTGCTTTAGGTTTTAACAGGCGACCATTTCAATGTGTACTGTGTGGGAACACCCAAAGGTCTGAATCAGATATCCCAAATTCCACAAGCGTCTTCAAGTAAGGATATGGTGGAGTATAGATGTGGAACTGCGATACTAAAATGGTTGTTTCCAAAGATTAAAATGGTGCTCCTGTTGTGATTTTATGGCATGAAGATCTATCAACAGCTATTCACAGTTTTGTGGAATTGACCCTGTGGATGCTTGCTTTTCCAATGGATTGTGCATTATGAAATTAGATAAGTGAATTCtagttttatttttgtcttccatGTTCActatggagccccttagaggacagggagggaatttacTTTCTGATGTATTtctgcaatagtttgcattccttaACAAAAATATTTGCATTCAGTACTTGGACACATAAAAAAACGAGTAATCAGTTACTTGAAATTAAGAATTTAACTAACGACATCTAGAAGCAAAAatgccacaacaacaacaaaaaaaaaagcgaaCATTTGCAGTAACACATAAACATACGTTcccagtcttctgaagcaatagtCACTTTAAA
The Xyrauchen texanus isolate HMW12.3.18 chromosome 22, RBS_HiC_50CHRs, whole genome shotgun sequence DNA segment above includes these coding regions:
- the LOC127662192 gene encoding E3 ubiquitin-protein ligase pellino homolog 2-like, translated to MFSPGQEEHCAPTKEPVKYGELVVLGYNGSLPNGDRGRRKSRFALYKRAKANGVKPSTVHILNTPQACKAVNCKGQHSISYTLSRNQTVVVEYSHDKDTDMFQIGRSTEGPIDFVVTDTVSGGGESEDTPITQSTISRFACRVVCERNPPYTARIYAAGFDSSKNIFLGEKAAKWKNPDGHMDGLTTNGVLVMHPRGGFTKESKPGVWREISVCGDAYTLRDTRSAQTRGKLVENESNVLQDGSLVDLCGATLLWRTADGLFHTPTQKHLEALRQELNAARPQCPVGLNTLAFPSMQRCSRSLTSGPSQEDKQPWVYLACGHVHGYHDWGHRSEQDPNAQRECPMCRAVGPYVPLWLGCEPAFYVDTGAPTYAFVPCGHVCSEKSARYWAEIPLPHGTHAFHAACPFCATQLNLTQKWAKLIFQGPVD